Within the Fusarium keratoplasticum isolate Fu6.1 chromosome 1, whole genome shotgun sequence genome, the region ATGATCGGCGACATTGCCGCCCTGGAtgcttggaagaaggagcagagGAAAGCAAACTCTCTGTCAATGACTGAGCTTGTCCAGCGTGGTAAAGTCATggaggatgccatcaaggGTGGTCTCAGTGTCCTCGAGGCTCAGTTCGCATCTTGCAGTCCCACTATCGATCCTATCCTAAACAGGGTGGTGGCCGAGCCTGTGCCTCTATCCCAGATGCCcgactccaaggccaaggaggcccCTGGCCTCGccaccaacaacatcatctggCTGCAAGCCGCGCATACATACCTCCACGTCGTCATCTCTGGCTGGCAACCCTCTTGCCCAGAGATCCGATGCTCCGTCTCCCGCATGACTTCTCTCCTGATGGACCTCCCCACAAACACCTGCCTGAGAACCCTAGTCTGGCCATTCTGCATTGCGGGTTGTCTCTCACCGcctgaggacgaggacaagtACCGTGCAATGATAGAGCGCATGGGGCCCCTGAATGTGTTTGGCACGGCCAGGGAGGCGCTCGAGGTCATGGAAAAGGTTTGGGCTCAACGAGATCAGATTGACGAGAGTTGGGACGTGGCCAAATGCCTTCGGATTTTGGGACATGGAGTTTTGCTGATTTGATACCCTGGATATTTGCCTCGCCTAGCAACAGAGGCACGAGGTTTGGTTTATAATGATGGTCATTTCCTGGAATGTCGACGAGAGGGATCAAGTTGCAAGGAAGGAATTCAAGCTGTTTAGCATAGTGAGTGTTTCTATTTATCATGATTCAAGATGTGAGAAGGGCTCAAGTCCGAACAATTCATCCCATTTTTTATTCATTTTATAATGTTGAAACCGATCTAACCAGTAGACATTACCATTTGTTTCCCGATCCCAGTCAAAAAGCACAAGCATATCCAATCTATTATAACCCAGAGCTGACCCAATTCATCATCTAGACCCTTTTTCCACCAAACAGAGTCTGCCTCTTTTCCAGCAGACCCAAATCCCACCATCCTTCCACTCGTTCCATGAGGGTCTTGCGAGCAGACTTGACCCTTTCGAGAAGAGGGCTCCGGGGTCCGTCGTCGACAAAGCTCGGCGACGAAGGCACCTGCAGCATCGGAGGCAGAGGCGGCAGATCCTCCACCGGCTTCGGCGTCTCCTTCAGCTGCACCCTCTTCACGCGGACGGGTGCCGTGGGGGGCGGGGGGAACCACGGCTGGCGAGCGCTCTCGGCGTCGGACGAGTCGCTATCGAAACGCTTCTCGGGCTGcgccatggccatcgtcCCCAGGCTCCGGGCCCGGCTCACTGCCGCTCCTCCGAGCGGGCGAGcctggaccttgacctccCCCATCTCCCCACGGCCGCACCTTCAGCCCTCAATGTCCTTGGGAGCGGGGCGGGAGGCGCCCTTGGTTCGCTTCCACAGGCATCCAGAGGTGATGGCGGAAAAGGCAAACAGCACGCACAGGGCGATGCTGAGGCCCCAGATGGACTTGATTTGATAGCACGAGGCCTTGTCGGCGTCTACCCAGCGGAAGGTGTTGCTCTGGGAGTGGTAGACGTTGTGGAAGAGCGAGTTGACAAAGTTGGCCGTGTTGCCGTCTGAAGGGAACTTGGGGCAGGAGAGGTAGCTGACGGGCTTGCCGACTGTGCAGGCCACGACGATGCaggcgatgaggaggcaCAGGTCGGCGCCtgtggcgaggaggagggggagcaTGCCGTCCCAGTACAGGATGTAAGAGATGGCGATGTAGAGGGTAGAGATGCAGGCCTGGAGAGTCAGTCTAGCCCCTATTCAAGAACATGTTCAACTTACAACAACCAGTGTGCCAATCAGGGCCGACGGGGCAGCATAGTCGGCAGCAACCATCTCAGAGATGAAGTTGGAGGTGAGaccgatgatggtgatgagcgAGATGAACTCCATGGCTCGCATGGCAGTCCATGTGTGCCCGAGGGCGCCGAGGGCGGGCATGGGCTGCATCTTGGACTTTCGTGTAGCGGGCGTGTAGAGGGAGAGACGAGGGCGCGACGATCCGGCGGTGCGCAGGGGGAGGTTCTTGGAGTAGAaggggatggatggagaagcTATTGTGTCTTTCAAAGGTCCCGCCTTGAGAAGAGGCGAGAGGtcggtttttttttttaaaggAAAGGGTGTAATAAAGACGAAGATCGTTGATCGTTTGAGAGAATGGTCGTTGCGTGAAGATTTCGTGATGGACTTTAGAGAGAGAGGAAAACCCAGAAACCCAAAAAGAGTACAAAGGAAAATAAGGAAATAgacaaaaaggaaaaaaggaagattgttgtctttgttgtGTAAGTTTGCTTgatgaagaaagagagaaaaggaatCTTGAAAACGCCCGAAACCCCGTGTCTTTAtacaccatcaacaacaagaaaGAGACATCAACATTCAAGGTTTTTCTTGGCTCTTGTTTCCAATTACAGCAGCCGCCCGGCCCAGCAGCCCGTGAAACCAACCCATCGCGCTTCAACAGAACCACCCCGTCGCGAGATGACACAAAGAGAACCAAGATTTCCTCTCCCCTTCAGCGGCTGCTGCTTCAAGGTCCATCGACCAATGAGAGCCACTCGATCGGGTTGTCCTCCAGAGCTGGCGCTTAACCACCAGGGACAGGGGTGTAAGTCAATAGCCGCGCAGGCGTTTCGCACTTGGCAGGGCCACGATTGGACGAGAGGCAGAGTTGGCAGTTCGTGAGCCTCATGAATTTGTTTTGGATGCGGTCGCAGACGCGGCGAGATTGGAGGGTCTCTCAGTGGGTGTAACCACTGTTTGCCCATTGTTGTGCCATTTACCAAGAGAAGCTATTCTAGGAACATGATCCTACTACACCCGGTAGCTTGGGTTTGAGTCTCTTGTTTGGTCAACGACGCTAGGTTCTTGGTTCTTGATCCTTGCTGATTCACCGTTCAGccatgttgaggatgaaCTGCCGAGAGACGAAGAGTTTAGTCTTCACCTGAATCTGCATCCATGCAATGCACGTCGATCCGATGCTGGTGATCCGATACGGCGCATTAGACAAAAGGGGCTGGGGACGGTGGTTTGAAAATAGAGCGACATGACATGTCAGTTCATTTTGTTGCGCCAGACGCCTATCTAGGATCCTATCATGAAAACAAACATGCTGCCTCTTTGCTTTGTTATCCGTACATACATTCTCAATGCTGCTCGCTCACTAGACGAGAGCCCAGGCAACCGCGTGGCCCATCCCCGTCCAGTTCCACCACACCCAGACGCGCTTATTCCGCTAGCTCAGCCCAGGAGATCGTCCATGGCAGAGCCGCCAGTCTTGGGCGCCGCGTTGCCGCTAGAGGAGCCCGCGGAGGGGGCACCCCAGATTCCGGCActgctcttctccttggccagctggCCCATGGTAGGCCCAGCGGTGGGCGTGCTGGACTTCTTGATGCCGGCACTTGCCTTGCCCCAGAGCGCACCAAAggcatctcctccagcagcaggGGGCTTGGCTCCGGGGCTGGTGACGGGCTtcatgttggccatggtggtcGGTGCGTTGGAAGCACTGGACATGCCTGGAAGGCCAGACACCGAGGCGGGCTTCGCGGGTTGCGCTTGAACGGTGCCAAAGTAGTTGGGTCCGGACTGGAAGCCTCCCTGCTGTGCGGCAGGGGCGGCAGCcggagcagcagcaggaatGCTAAAGGCAGAGTAGTTGACTCCGGGAGTGCCCCTGGCGCTATTCGCGGGTGAGATTGACGCCATGCTGACCATCTGGCTGATGTCGGCCTGCTGGGGGGCCGACTGGGGTTGGGGAGCAGCAAAGTGAGCAGTTGTAGAAGCTGCCGATGTCACAGCGGGCGCAGCGGTCTGAGCAAAGTTGCTGGAGGTTGCAGGCTGGGCCGCAGGAGTAGCAGACTGGAAGTCGTCAaactcatcgtcgtcgtccgcTGGCGCTGAGGCGGCGGTGGTGTTAGTGGGAGCCATAGCAGCAAAGCTGGACGCGGCCGGCGCCGCAGAGGATGATGCCGGCGCAGTATCATCGAAAGAGAACAAGTCCAcctcaggctccttcttcttgggaggctcagctgccttcttggccgccggGGCTCGCTCTGGTCTCTTCGCAGCAGCTCGGGATGCAGGAGCTGGcctctcatcctcgtcaaactCATCATACTCCTCGAATCGGTCAGCTCTGCtaccgctgccgctgccgccgccctctCGCCAATCGTCGCTCTGGCCACCGAAACCACCGCCATCACCATAGACACCTCCAGAGTAACCACCAAAGTTGGCACCGCCGCTGCTACCACCGCCATAGTCGGCACTCTCGCTGCCAAAGCCGCCATAGCGACCAGAGCTGCCACTCGAGAAGCCGCCGCCAAAGGTCGCGCCACCTTCGACGCCAGTATACTTGTTCTTGGTCGCACGCGCCTTCTTGCGCTCGGATCGGATGCGGTCGACGTCGCTTAGGAGCTcggcaagctccttggccctGTTGCGCACATTGATACCCTGGTCCTTTCCGTTCTGATCAATAAAATGGAATTGGCGGAGCATCTTGAGGAGGGAGATGTGTCCCCGGGCATCATCAATCACGCGCTCGGAGCCGTGCTTGATGAGGAACTCGAGTAGTTGGAGAGCCTTGTAAATCTGACGCCactcctcggcggccttctcGGTGAAGCGACGATAGATCATGGGCATGATCTCGTTGAGGGTTTGGCTGATTATGGTCAGCAGCTGGAAAGACGCATCGATTTGATTGGCGTACTAGTTGAAGGTGCCGTTGGCAATCTCTTGCATCAGGGTGGAGGAGGCTCCCCAGGGTTCGTTGTTCGTCGCCTCGCGAACCTGCGCATCATCGTAAGCCCAACGTGTCACGGCGACAGCAACAGCGGCATCGGTCGCGCAGAGCCCAACTGACCTTTGCCTCCATCTCAGTAAAGTTCATAACAGCTGCGCATAGCGTCAGTAACTGTCAGGCGCAGCAGGCGAGACCGCATAGGGAGTACCATTTTGGGCCTTTCGAAAGCCGGCCTTGAGGTCATACAAGGTCAGGTTCGAGACCGTGCTCTTCAAGTCGTTGAGATCCATGGCGAGAAATCCAAGAAGCACAAAACCGCTAGAATATGGAGAGATCTACCGCAAAGAACGGGTAGTTCAGGCGagatgttgctgctgttgctgccgcTCTGCGGATTGGGTAGATATTCCAACAAGATATGGGTGTCAAAGGAGCCCCTTGCGCCAACGCATCCTGGACACTTGGACACTTCCCATCGCGGCAGCGCGGACTCAGCGTGGATCATAGCTTGTCACGTGACTCTCCACCAACCATGATTAGGTTCTATTGGGGAATGAATAGAAGTAATGAAGCCCAAAGTAAAGGTGACATTCAAGGCTGGAGATTGCTATCAATCACTCAATGGTAATCATGCATGATGGGATACGAGGCTCAATTGAATCCCATCTGCCTCGGCTAACCAACAACCACTCTCAAGCCCAACAGCAAGCTCATCCTAGGTATGTAGCCATGGACAACAGCTCCGGGACAGTGGAGGACCCCGCGAGCTACAGTAAAACCTTATACTTCAGGCCTGAAAGCTGCCGCTCACCGCGCTACGAATAATCGACGCTCAGCTTGCCCCAAAacttttccctctctcgAGACCAGTCCAGTCCAAAAGACCAACCTCGACACGTGTATCCGACAGATCTCTGTAATTTTACCTGTCTAATTGTCCTCATCTCCTGTACCATCACCTTTTTTCCCAAGTGTATTAGTCCTCTTCAAGGTACGTGCAGTTTCAATTCTCTCTCAACCGCGTTTGCCCTTTGTCACACCAGCCAGCCCGCCAGCTGGAGCTTTCCGGGGAAGCTCAGTCAGCTCCAGGGAGAGCAAGACGCCTTCGACCAGAACATCTCCGAGCATGTCAGTGTCAGAGCAGAGCCAATGCGTCCCGGACCAACAATGCCAATCACGATCCCAATTGGTGTCGATGGAAAAGTCGCTCAAACCCGGCTTCGATGCCGGTCCTCTCCTCGTCTGCAGTACACCTCGTCAtgtctccttgcccttgtcctcACCCATTTTCCCGGTCTCACGGAGGGGAGCTTGCCATCCTGGTGTCCGATTCACTCACTCACCCACCACCCAACGGCCACCTCACCCACGGGGCCGTGGACTGGATGAGACTCGAGGTGGAGGGGCCATGCAATGGCGAGAATCCACTGTGGTGGCCACGTCCCAGGATCCCTCCAATGGGCATGGATCCTTGGACAAAAGTCTGCTGCACCTCGGGGGCATCGGGCCACTCGCTCAACACGTTTGGGTGAcgctgggctgggctggctgaggGGCTGGCTGGCTTGAGACTTGGAAGGCCCCAAGGCGTGGCGGGCGTGGGCGTGGTCCTGGCAACCACCATCAGCTCAACGGTAGCCCCATCGGAGCTGTGTTTGGGGATCCCTTGTGCCTTGAGCCTTGACAGAATCCCTTGACCAGCAATGGCGGTCTGAGAAACACCAACCAGGGCTTCTCGGCTCTGCTCGTTTGACGCTGTTGATCAGCAGAAGCTTTTGCGAAGCTGCGGGGCCCACAatggcatccatggccaCACGGTGACCTCATGGAGACGAGCATGGCGAAGCAAGCAAAACATGGAAGGAGGCAGAAGGCGTGGAAGGGAGCTCCCCGGCTCACTTCACGTGACTTGGCTTCCGATTTCACCCCACCACTACCCCTCTCCCGCCTTCTCCTATTGGCTCAGACGGCCCGCGCTAACATTTTGCCCCTCCAGCTTGCTCAAAATGAGaccctccctcctccagcCCCTCCTACCCCGCCATACCTCTTCTTGCTTCTCTGCCGCGAGAacttctttctctcttcctcaacttGTGTCTTCTTCCAACACTTTCCGAACTTCTCGATTCTTCTCAGCAACCTCCGCAATCATGGGCAACAAGGTGTAGGTCTTGCTCGAGCTCCGTACTGTCTCCATTGCCCGCTCGCTGACTCTGATCAAACAGCTACTTCGACATTGAGTGGGAGGGTCCCGTCTTCCAGAACGGCAAGCCCACCAGCACCGTTCAGGGTAAGCTTTGAATCTCCTCAAAATCATCAAATCCATCATCGTTCTTCGTCAGGAAGCTCGAAGGCTTCTGTGACAATCCCCTTGCCCTTGAACGGAACCTCCAGAGGAGCTCTGTCACCAATTCCCAGCATTCCCAACCATAACACCTCACCTGGGACAACATGAGCTGACGCTAGTCCCCTACAGAGCAGAAGGGTCgcatcaacttcaacctcttcGACGACGTGGTCCCCAAGACCGCTGAGAACTTCCGTGCTCTCTGCACtggcgagaagggcttcgGCTACAAGGGCTCTTCCTTCCACCGAATCATCCCCGACTTCATGCTCCAGGGCGGTGACTTCACCCGTGGCAACGTATGTTTTCCAGAAACATGCCAATCTGAAACAATAGCTCACAGTCTCCTAGGGAACCGGTGGCAAGTCCATCTACGGCGAGAAGTTCGCTGATGAGAACTTCCAGCTGAAGCACGACAAGCCTGGTCTGCTGTCCATGGCCAACGCTGGCCCCAACACGTAAGCATCTCATGTCGAAGCAGCCCAGCCAGTTTACTAACCCAAGACAGCAACGGCTCCCAGTTCTTCGTCACCACCGTTGTCACCTCTTGGCTCAACGGCCGCCACGTCGTCTTCGGCGAGGTCGCTGACGAGGAGTCTCTCAACGTTGTCAAGGCTCTTGAGGCCACTGGTTCTGGCAGCGGCAACATCAAGTACCAGAAGCGCCCTACCATCGTCGACTCTGGTGAGCTGTAAACAGTTACTTTGATGCGTAAAAGGCATTATGGTTGGGAATTGGAAGCACATAACGAACCTCGGAGAGGATTAGCCATGAAGCTAGTGATTCAAAAGTCGGCCTAAAGGCCCAGCTGCTAAACAATATCAACCATTCACAGCCCACAAATACTGTAGCTCCCGTGTCAGTGTGATTGCATGTTGCGTGCCTGGGCTACCGGCAGAGTAGTTACAAAGGCATAAAGACGTGGATTGAAGTAAGTTTTGAAGTGCACCGCTGCGAAGGGCCATTTGGCCGTGTCGCTTTTCCTACTACGCCGCTGCTATGCCACCCTGAAACCCAAACAAACTACCCATTGGTACTTGGAACCAGACGCCAGACCCcataaataaaaaatacACTGGATAGTAGTGAGTGATAGCTCAGTAACCTCCCAGACCCTAGTAGACGTATCCAGTCTATTCAATGCCTAACCACCTCTGGAAATATTCGCAGTTGTTTGGACCTACCGGTCCACCCTCTTCGCAGATCTCAAAGACTGGGCAGCGGCCACAAGGAGCCTCAGTGAAGGCACTGACGAATGGCTCAGGGCCGCCCTCAAGACCCGTGGGATCGTCACGGCCAGCCCATCTCTCTGCGGActgcttggcgatgcgggaGACGCGGTAGCCAATCTTGCCGCCAACCTTGACAGGCTCGACCAAGTTATCCCAGACCAGGACATCGACAAGCTTCTTGACATCGTGTTCGGACAGGATGGTATTGTGGGTGACGCCGCTCGTGGAGAGGAGACGGGCGATGTCGCGGACGGTCGGGTAGCCCGTGTAACCGgcggggagagggaggagagtgTCCTTCCTTGGAGGAGCTGCGGAGGAGGTCTTTGTGATTTTTGAGGGAGGCTCATCCATGTGGCTAGCATCAcgcttcttgcccttctccaCGCCTCCCTTGACGACACCCTTCTTGGGCACCTGCGTCCGCGCCGGAGCACCACCTCCATGGGTGCTGTGGTAGCTGCTCTGAAGCTTCAGGTAGTCAAAGACGAAGCGCTGCAGCTCCTCTATGaaggcctcgtcgaggttctGGTCGGTGTACCAGGGGCCGCCGGTGGCGCGATCGCTGGGGCGGATGGAGGCCTTGATGAACATCTTCTTGTTAGGGTGCTCGACATTCTTGAAGGGGGCGATGAGGCCCTTTGTCTGGAGCTGCTTGAGGGCGTTCTTGAGGACCGAGTCGTGCATGTTGAGGCGCTTCTGGAGGGTCTGGGACCAGATACCGTCGCCGCCCGAGTCGTCGATGAGCGAGTACACCATGAC harbors:
- a CDS encoding DNA-directed RNA polymerase III subunit RPC6; the encoded protein is MPTPAPDAQTAKLAVWKEALYDRCRESGVDMFSQDDLLRLDVIPNRDLMLLARVVQSLSDDKLFITMREASGQVLWKWRDAQEAHKYKQCSTDEQVMVYSLIDDSGGDGIWSQTLQKRLNMHDSVLKNALKQLQTKGLIAPFKNVEHPNKKMFIKASIRPSDRATGGPWYTDQNLDEAFIEELQRFVFDYLKLQSSYHSTHGGGAPARTQVPKKGVVKGGVEKGKKRDASHMDEPPSKITKTSSAAPPRKDTLLPLPAGYTGYPTVRDIARLLSTSGVTHNTILSEHDVKKLVDVLVWDNLVEPVKVGGKIGYRVSRIAKQSAERWAGRDDPTGLEGGPEPFVSAFTEAPCGRCPVFEICEEGGPVGPNNCEYFQRWLGIE
- a CDS encoding ENTH domain-containing protein translates to MDLNDLKSTVSNLTLYDLKAGFRKAQNAVMNFTEMEAKVREATNNEPWGASSTLMQEIANGTFNYQTLNEIMPMIYRRFTEKAAEEWRQIYKALQLLEFLIKHGSERVIDDARGHISLLKMLRQFHFIDQNGKDQGINVRNRAKELAELLSDVDRIRSERKKARATKNKYTGVEGGATFGGGFSSGSSGRYGGFGSESADYGGGSSGGANFGGYSGGVYGDGGGFGGQSDDWREGGGSGSGSRADRFEEYDEFDEDERPAPASRAAAKRPERAPAAKKAAEPPKKKEPEVDLFSFDDTAPASSSAAPAASSFAAMAPTNTTAASAPADDDDEFDDFQSATPAAQPATSSNFAQTAAPAVTSAASTTAHFAAPQPQSAPQQADISQMVSMASISPANSARGTPGVNYSAFSIPAAAPAAAPAAQQGGFQSGPNYFGTVQAQPAKPASVSGLPGMSSASNAPTTMANMKPVTSPGAKPPAAGGDAFGALWGKASAGIKKSSTPTAGPTMGQLAKEKSSAGIWGAPSAGSSSGNAAPKTGGSAMDDLLG
- a CDS encoding Peptidyl-prolyl cis-trans isomerase; its protein translation is MEGGRRRGRELPGSLHVTWLPISPHHYPSPAFSYWLRRPALTFCPSSLLKMRPSLLQPLLPRHTSSCFSAARTSFSLPQLVSSSNTFRTSRFFSATSAIMGNKVYFDIEWEGPVFQNGKPTSTVQEQKGRINFNLFDDVVPKTAENFRALCTGEKGFGYKGSSFHRIIPDFMLQGGDFTRGNGTGGKSIYGEKFADENFQLKHDKPGLLSMANAGPNTNGSQFFVTTVVTSWLNGRHVVFGEVADEESLNVVKALEATGSGSGNIKYQKRPTIVDSGEL